CCCGCAGCAATACATCCCGCGGGATGGGAACTTCTTCCGATTCCCATAGAAAAACATCCGCCTGCTGCTTGATCACAGACAGCGCCTGCGGCGGAATCTGTCTCGACACTACCACTTTCTCCCCGTTCATTACCTCCCCCCCTTAGAGTGCATCCTCACATTCGCTGATCATGATCGATAGTTGAGATGACAAATCAATTTCGTACGGTTTGACATTTTCCCCGTTAGGATTTTTCAGGATGCGGATGATGGGGCGGTGCGGGTGTTTCGAGTTGACATCGACCACCACCCCTTTTTCACCGGTTGACAGCGACACTACCATCCCAACCGGATAGATCACTAAATGATTTCGAAAGGTTGTCATCAAATCCAAATCAAATTTGTCAGAGGAAGCAAAAATGATATCTAACGCTTCGTGCGGCAAATACCCTTTCCGATAGACCCGGTTGGCAATCAGAGCATCATACATGTCGGTAACGCCGACGATCTTGCCAAAAAGATGAATCTCATCACCCGTTAAACCGCGCGGATATCCGGATCCGTCAATCCGTTCATGGTGCTGCAGCGCACAATGAGCGGATAAAAGCGGAATATCAGGCTGTTCGCGCAAAATGTCATACCCATAAACGGTGTGATTCTTGATTTCTTCAAACTCAGCTGGCGTCAGTTTATCAGGCTTATCAAGAATTTCGGGTGCTATCTGTGTTTTTCCGATATCATGTAAAATGGCGCCAATTCCAAGATCAATCAACTGGTTTCGGTTCAATCCTACCGCCATTCCAAGTGCCGCCGAATAAATCCCAACATTGACCGAATGGGTGTACAGATAATTGCTGGACGAATAGATTCCGGTCAGATGAATCATCAATTCCGGTCGACTCTGCAAGTCGTACAGTATGTCTTCGAACGCTTTACGGAACTCCGTTCCTAATTTGGATAAGGAAAAATTGCGATTCCATTTTTTTGCTTCAATCATGCCGGAGAACGTTTCATAAACGATTTTTGTCGCATGTTGACGCGTTTCGTCCGATACGGAACTTTCCGCCTCAATATCATCCGTTCGCGGATCACTCACATAGACCGATTCAATACCAATCGATTGCAGTCGCTTGATCATCCGGTGTGTCAGTTCCACATCAGTGCCTACCAAAATCCCGCCCGTTTCGGTATACACCGGTTTACCCAATTTGTCACCCGGTTTTAACTGTATCGTCTGTACCATATGCATGAGGGCATTCCACCTTGAAAATGGAAAATTTCCCCTTCCCCATCCAATCTATTCGACGGGAATTACAAAAAACCCTTCTTTCATCCGCACACGACCGCTCCTTTTCACATATGGATAAATGGAAATTGCATGAAAGAAGGGACAGACATGGCAGGAAAAAACAAAGTAAAGGCCGATCGCACAGCCACCAAACTGGATGTACATCAGCCACAAATGAAAATTGTCGGAGCGGATACATGCATCGCGTGCCCAACACCGTGCGCCCGCGGCATCGCGTATCGGGAAAAGATGGAAAAGCCAGGTGCGATCGGATTTGGCGTTCCCTGTATCCTGACGTTAAAATAAATAAGGATTCCATCGAAGCATATTTAATGAAAACTAAAATAAAGAAAGTGCCTTCTGGAGAGGCACTTTCAACTTTTCGAACTTTGTCTTATCCTGTTTTGCTGGCGTTTGTCAGGCGGGACGCTTCTCTGTAATCGGCCAACCGAACCAGCCGATTTCCATCAATGAATCCCTCGATCCCCACACCTTGCAATTCTTCCAATCTTTCCACTTGATAGCGAGCCAACAGGTTTTCAATCATTTCCCGGTTGGTCGCATGGATCAAACAATAATCGTAGCGCCATCCGGAAAGCGATCTTGTATATAGACGATAGGCAACAGGCTGCCCTGCGGCCGAATACTCCGGTATTACCGCTTCCACATACAAGGTTCGTAACAACACGTGCATCTCCCCCGTAATCACCGGAACCTGAATTTGAATCTCTTCTATTTGACTATATCGCGATTCGGTCATTCAAGAAAATACGCCAAAGGTCCCAATCCTTTACATATTTCGTCTATATTGTCCGCCCACTTCATACAAGGCGTCGGTGATCTGCCCGAGAGAGCAGTATCTGACCGTCTCCATCAGTTCAGCAAAAACATTGCCGCCCCGTTGCGCCGTTTCCTGCAGTCGTTTTAACATATGAGGCGCTTTCTCTTTATGGCGCTCATGGAATTCCCGCAAATTGGCGATTTGCAGTTCTTTTTCCGCTTGTGTGGCACGTGCCAGTTCAATTTTGGGCGGTTCATATTCTTCCGCCTGCAGAGCCGGATTTTCAAACGTGTTTACGCCAATAATCGGCAGTTCGCCACTATGCTTGAGATGTTCGTAGTACATAGATTCTTCCTGAATCTTGCCTCGCTGATACTGGGTTTC
The sequence above is a segment of the Effusibacillus dendaii genome. Coding sequences within it:
- a CDS encoding HD-GYP domain-containing protein codes for the protein MHMVQTIQLKPGDKLGKPVYTETGGILVGTDVELTHRMIKRLQSIGIESVYVSDPRTDDIEAESSVSDETRQHATKIVYETFSGMIEAKKWNRNFSLSKLGTEFRKAFEDILYDLQSRPELMIHLTGIYSSSNYLYTHSVNVGIYSAALGMAVGLNRNQLIDLGIGAILHDIGKTQIAPEILDKPDKLTPAEFEEIKNHTVYGYDILREQPDIPLLSAHCALQHHERIDGSGYPRGLTGDEIHLFGKIVGVTDMYDALIANRVYRKGYLPHEALDIIFASSDKFDLDLMTTFRNHLVIYPVGMVVSLSTGEKGVVVDVNSKHPHRPIIRILKNPNGENVKPYEIDLSSQLSIMISECEDAL